The DNA sequence AGTTGTAGATACTGCGAAATACCACTTTTTGGCATGGAAAAAATTAGGCCAGGAGCTTGGTTTTGACTTTACTGAGCAGGATAACGAACGCCTGAAAGGAGTCAGTCGAATGCGTTCTTTGGATATTCTTTTGGAGATCGGTGGATTGTCGCTGACAGAAGAAGAGAAGGTTGCTGCGGCAACGAAAAAGAACGAATGGTATCTGGAGTACATCAAACAAATGAAGCCAGAGGAAATCCTTCCTGGTGTCCTTGATTTCTTCAAATCCTTAAAAGAGGCAGGTATTAAAATTGCATTGGGCTCCGCCTCAAAAAATGCGGTATTGATCCTCAATATCCTTGATATTAAAGGTTACTTCGACGTGATTGTTGATGGCAACTCGGTATCGAAAGCCAAGCCAGATCCTGAGGTATTTTTACAGGGTGCTGAAAAATTAGGATTGACAGCCGAAGAGTGTGTCGTGTTTGAAGATGCTGAAGCAGGAGTGGAAGCAGCTAAAAATGGCGGGATGCGTTGTGTGGGTATTGGTGAGCCTGCTGTTCTTTCAAAAGCGGATGTTGTCGTTGATGGCTTCAACGCTTTCACCATCGAAAATTTAAAACAACTATAAATCAACGCTCTGTAAAGAGACGCTGACGAACTATAAAATATGAGATCATTGCTGTTTTCGGTTGGGGAATTGGAAGGCAGCAAGTATTTTCTTTAGAATTTCATTTACTGATATGAACGAATATATAAAGCACTTCGATTGGAATATTGTTGAGGAAGGATTTGATCCTGCAAACAATAGAGTTTCAGAATCACTGTTTTCTCTTGGTAATGGCCGTATGGGTGGCCGTGGGAACTTTGAGGAGAAATATTCTGGCGACAGTCTTTTGGGGAACTATGTAGCAGGAGTTTACTATCCTGATAAAACTCGTGTGGGTTGGTGGAAAAATGGCTACCCAGAGTACTTTGCCAAAGTATTGAATGCGGCCAATTGGTTGGGGATTCATGTACAAGTGGACGGTGAAGAGCTGGATTTGGCTACGGCTAAAGTGGCGAATTTCAAGCGTGACCTGAACATGAAGGAAGGTTTTTTGAAAAGAACTTTCGAAGCTACTTTACCTTCAGGCAAGCAAGTGGCGGTAACTTCTACACGTTTCTTGTCGATTGTCGATGATGAAGGTGGTGCTATTCGTTATGAAGTGAAGGCGTTGAATTTCTCTGGAGATATTAAATTCACTGCTTTTGTGGATGGCGATATCGAGAATGAGGATTCTAACTATGATGAGAAATTCTGGGCGGAAGTTGCTAAAGAAAATACTGCAGGAGAAGCGTATTTGGTGAACGAAACACTGAAAACTGGCTTCCATGTAGCTACAGGAATGAAGTGGGCGATTACTTTGAATGGTGAAACACAAACACCAGCAATTGAAGTAGCCTCTAAAGAAAAATATGTAGAGAACAGTGCCGTTGTTGCGGTAAAAGAGGGCGATGTAGCAACAGTATTCAAATACATCACCAACATCTCTTCTGAGAACCACCCTAAAACAGAATTGGTCAGCAAGGCGAAAGCTTATTTGGCTATGGTTTCTGATAAAGGTTTCGAGCAGATGCTTGCCGAGCAGGCGGAAGCTTGGGCGAAGAAATGGGAATTCTCAGATATTCTTATTGAAGGAGATACCAAAGCACAGCAAGGTATTCGATTTAATATCTTCAACATGAATCAGACCTATACAGGTGAGGATGCTCGTTTGAACATTGGTCCTAAAGGATTCACTGGGGAGAAATACGGTGGGGTAACTTACTGGGATACGGAAGCATATTGCGTACCTTTTTACCTGATGACTGCAGATCCACACGTAGTGAAAAACTTGTTGATCTACCGTCATAACCACTTGGAGAAAGCCATTGAAAATGCAGCGAAACTCGGCTTTAAAGACGGTGCCGCGCTATATCCAATGGTAACCATGAATGGTGAAGAGTGCCATAATGAGTGGGAAATTACCTTCGAGGAAATTCACCGTAACGGTGCGATTGCCTTTGCTATTTATAACTACATTCGCCATACTGGTGATGACCAATATTTGGCAGATTACGGTTTCGAGGTGCTTCTGGGGATCACACGTTTCTGGACACAGCGTGTAAACTGGTCAGTTGGTTTGAACAAGTATGTGATGCTTGGCGTAACGGGTCCGAACGAGTTCGATAACAACGTTGATAACAACTGGTACACTTCTTATATCGCAACGTGGTGTATGGAATATACGACCCGTGCTGTTGAAATCCTGAAGGAAAAATATGCTGACCGCTATGAGGCGTTGGTAGCTAAAAATAACTTCAAGGAAGAAGAGGAGATCAGTAAATGGTCGGATATTCGCGAGAAAATGTACTTGGGTTACGATGAAGAAAGAGGCGTCTTTATTCAGGCTGATGGTTTCTTTAACAAAGAGCAAATCCTGGTAAAAGACATGGATCCTGCTCAGTTGCCAATCGTTCACCATTGGTCATGGGATCGTATCCTTCGCTCAAACTTCATCAAACAGGCGGATGTTTTGCAAGGAATTTACCTTTTTGAAGAGCGATTCTCAACAGAGGAAATTAAACGAAATTATGACTTCTATGAGCCACGTACCGTTCATGAATCATCGCTTTCCCCTTGTATTCACTCAATCCTTGCAGGTAAAATCGGTGATGAAGAACGTGCTTACGAATTCTATTTGAGAACGTCGCGTCTGGATTTGGATGATTACAATGCAGATACCCGTGATGGCTTGCACATTACCTCAATGGCTGGTACATGGATGGCCGTTGTTGAAGGTTTTGCAGGGAAGCGTGTTTATGATGATGGTATGTTGCGCTTGGCGCCATTCATTCCTAAAGAATGGGGTGCGTATGAATTTAACATTACGCATCAAGGCGCTTTGTTGCAAGTTCGCGTAACTGAAGGAGAGGTAACGATCAAAAACGTTTCTGATGTAGCTTTAACAGTTGCTGTTTACGATCAAGAAGTTACTGTAGCAGGAAAAAATGAGATTACTGTTCAAAAGTAATTGTTGATATTTTGTGATATTTTAAGAAGAGGAGGCTTGCCTTCTCTTCTTTTTTTGCCCTTAACTTTTTTGCTGAAGCGATTTCAGGATAATTTTAACCGAAAATTTGTTAATTTGTTTAAACTCCTTTGTGCAAGGGATGCAAGATGAGCAAATGAGGAGTTTTCAGAATTAGCATATATGAAGACACAAGTAACAATTAAGGACATCGCTAAGGCGTTAAACATTTCTCCATCGACGGTTTCAAGAGCGTTGAAGGACCATCCCGATATCAGCCAGAAAACCAAAGATGCCGTCAATAAAATTGCGGCCGAATTGGATTATCACCCGAATACCATTGCGCAGAGTTTGCGTAAAAGCCGATCGAATACCATTGGGGTAGTGGTGCCTGAATTGGTGCATCACTTCTTTGCCAGTGTAATTTCCGGGATTGAGGATATTGCCTATAAGGCAGGTTACCGTGTTGTTATTTGCCAGACCAACGAGGATGTTACTCGGGAAAAAATTAACATCAGTGCACTGATTTCTTCGAGAGTGGATGGCGTTTTATGCTCCATGACCAAAGAAACCAAAGAGTATAGTCACTTTAAATCAATTCAAAATCGAAATATTCCCTTAATATTTTTTGATCGAATTTGTAATGAAATCAAGGCGGACTCTGTAGTTGTGCAAGATTATGAAGGAGCCTATGAAGCTGTAGAACACCTGATAGAACAAGGGTGTAAGCGGATTGCGCACTTTAAAGGTCCAGATTCATTGCTGATCACTCGGCAGCGATTAAATGGCTATTATGATGCCATGAGGGAAAGTCATCTGCAAATTGACGAAGACTTAATTATTCAGGCTGATGATCGTGAATCTGCACGGAAGGCGATTTATGATTTGGTCAAGAGTGAAGAACCAATGCCTGACGGTATTTTCTGTGTGAATGATAATGTAGCGGTGGGTGCAATGATGCAGCTCCGTGAAATGGGAATCAATGTTCCGCGCGAAGTGAAGATTGTCGGATTTGAAGATGATACCACATTCACAAGGCTGACCGATCCGCAAATTAGTAGCGTATTTCAGCCCGCCTTTGAAATGGGGCAACGGGCAACCGAGATGTTCCTCGATGAGCTGAAAAGGAAAGAGGCCCATCCAGAAAAGATCTTGGAGCCAAAGACACCACGAATCGAGGTGCTGAAAACGAAGGTGGTGGTCAGAGGGAGTTCCAATGAGCAAGTGGCTCAGCAGGAACGAGCGAGAAGAAATTACCTGGAAAATGTTTAAAATTTTAAGCCTTCTGTATGGAAGGCTTTTTTTGTATAAATAAAAGATCTATTTTTTAGGTGTTTATTTCATGATCTCGTTATATTTCTATTCGTAAACACTAATTGGGTAAAAGCGGCAAGTGCTTTTTATTCAAAATCAAACATATTCTCAATCAATTGAGCGGAAGATCTTTCTTTTTTACCTCAATGACAAATGAACTGAAAATGGAAAATGCTTATTTAGGGATTGATATCGGAGGGACCAATACAAAATTTGGAATTGTAACACGCACAGGGGAATTATTGGAAAAAGTGAAGTACCCAACTGCGGATTTGGCCGATCAGCCTAATGGCTATGTAGAAGCTTTTATTGAAAAATTAGGGGCTTTTCTGGGCGACAATAAGGCGATCAAAAAAGTTGGAATTGGGGTGCCTGGTACTTTGGGGCCAAAAAGACGCAAGACCCTGGAATTTCCAAATATTGTAGGGCTGGGCAATATTGAGTTTGCCAAACGATTGGAGCAGGCATTTCCTGATTATCAATTCCGTTTGGAAAATGACGCCAATGCGGCCGCCCTTGGCGAGTTTTATTTTGGCGAAACAGCAGTGCCTCCTTCTTATATTTTCATTACACTCGGTACAGGCGTTGGCGGTGCGGCGGTCATCAACAAGCAAATTTTTGGCGGAGAAGGTGGCAATGCCATGGAGATCGGTCATATTCCTATCGGTAATGGCAAAAGCCTCGAACAGAGTATCGGTAAAAAAGGCATTGTGGGTATGGCTGAAAAATATATCGGCAGTGGCGAATATAAAACCAAGCTGAAGCTGTCGGATAACCTTGATGCGAAAAAAATTCAAAAGGCCTGTCTTGCTGGTGATGAAGTCGGCAAAAAAGTTTTCCGAAGAGTAGGGAAGTATTTGGCACAGGGGATTGTTTCCAATGTCAGGATTCTGGATATCTCGACCATCATTCTTGGTGGAGGTGTATCCGCGGCCTATGAAACAATTCATCCCGCAATGATGAAAGAGCTCAAGCATTGGCTCACTCCGTATTATCTCGATAAGTTGCAGATAAAAACGGCCTCTTTGGCTAATGAAGCAGGTATTTTAGGTGCTGCCTCTTTGGTTATTGAAGATTAATAGGGTTTTGCCACATGTTGGCAGCCTGATAAAAAAATGCGAGTCCATCCGACTCGCATTTTTTTTGCCTCAGCCATACCGAGGGCTCGTATCCCTGAACCATAGACCATTGCTGCATCCCGTAAATTATGTACACTTTTCTCAAAGTCGCCTTCCTTCATCAAAAAGAATAGTAAGGTGTCTTTGGATTTTCGATGGGTGATATCCGATTTACGGAATAAAAAAACCTGTGGAAATCTGTGTCATCTGTGGACAATACAAAACCATGAAATAATTAGGGGTTGCGCCACTATTCTTTTTCCTCGGTGGTAATTTTTTTAATTTCTATCAGATGGTCGGTGGCGGTAAAGCGCAACCTGTATTGTACTTTCTCCACAACGCCACAGGCTTTCCCTCCTT is a window from the Persicobacter psychrovividus genome containing:
- a CDS encoding LacI family DNA-binding transcriptional regulator yields the protein MKTQVTIKDIAKALNISPSTVSRALKDHPDISQKTKDAVNKIAAELDYHPNTIAQSLRKSRSNTIGVVVPELVHHFFASVISGIEDIAYKAGYRVVICQTNEDVTREKINISALISSRVDGVLCSMTKETKEYSHFKSIQNRNIPLIFFDRICNEIKADSVVVQDYEGAYEAVEHLIEQGCKRIAHFKGPDSLLITRQRLNGYYDAMRESHLQIDEDLIIQADDRESARKAIYDLVKSEEPMPDGIFCVNDNVAVGAMMQLREMGINVPREVKIVGFEDDTTFTRLTDPQISSVFQPAFEMGQRATEMFLDELKRKEAHPEKILEPKTPRIEVLKTKVVVRGSSNEQVAQQERARRNYLENV
- a CDS encoding family 65 glycosyl hydrolase domain-containing protein codes for the protein MNEYIKHFDWNIVEEGFDPANNRVSESLFSLGNGRMGGRGNFEEKYSGDSLLGNYVAGVYYPDKTRVGWWKNGYPEYFAKVLNAANWLGIHVQVDGEELDLATAKVANFKRDLNMKEGFLKRTFEATLPSGKQVAVTSTRFLSIVDDEGGAIRYEVKALNFSGDIKFTAFVDGDIENEDSNYDEKFWAEVAKENTAGEAYLVNETLKTGFHVATGMKWAITLNGETQTPAIEVASKEKYVENSAVVAVKEGDVATVFKYITNISSENHPKTELVSKAKAYLAMVSDKGFEQMLAEQAEAWAKKWEFSDILIEGDTKAQQGIRFNIFNMNQTYTGEDARLNIGPKGFTGEKYGGVTYWDTEAYCVPFYLMTADPHVVKNLLIYRHNHLEKAIENAAKLGFKDGAALYPMVTMNGEECHNEWEITFEEIHRNGAIAFAIYNYIRHTGDDQYLADYGFEVLLGITRFWTQRVNWSVGLNKYVMLGVTGPNEFDNNVDNNWYTSYIATWCMEYTTRAVEILKEKYADRYEALVAKNNFKEEEEISKWSDIREKMYLGYDEERGVFIQADGFFNKEQILVKDMDPAQLPIVHHWSWDRILRSNFIKQADVLQGIYLFEERFSTEEIKRNYDFYEPRTVHESSLSPCIHSILAGKIGDEERAYEFYLRTSRLDLDDYNADTRDGLHITSMAGTWMAVVEGFAGKRVYDDGMLRLAPFIPKEWGAYEFNITHQGALLQVRVTEGEVTIKNVSDVALTVAVYDQEVTVAGKNEITVQK
- a CDS encoding ROK family protein, encoding MTNELKMENAYLGIDIGGTNTKFGIVTRTGELLEKVKYPTADLADQPNGYVEAFIEKLGAFLGDNKAIKKVGIGVPGTLGPKRRKTLEFPNIVGLGNIEFAKRLEQAFPDYQFRLENDANAAALGEFYFGETAVPPSYIFITLGTGVGGAAVINKQIFGGEGGNAMEIGHIPIGNGKSLEQSIGKKGIVGMAEKYIGSGEYKTKLKLSDNLDAKKIQKACLAGDEVGKKVFRRVGKYLAQGIVSNVRILDISTIILGGGVSAAYETIHPAMMKELKHWLTPYYLDKLQIKTASLANEAGILGAASLVIED
- the pgmB gene encoding beta-phosphoglucomutase, yielding MMNIKGCIFDLDGVVVDTAKYHFLAWKKLGQELGFDFTEQDNERLKGVSRMRSLDILLEIGGLSLTEEEKVAAATKKNEWYLEYIKQMKPEEILPGVLDFFKSLKEAGIKIALGSASKNAVLILNILDIKGYFDVIVDGNSVSKAKPDPEVFLQGAEKLGLTAEECVVFEDAEAGVEAAKNGGMRCVGIGEPAVLSKADVVVDGFNAFTIENLKQL